One window of Agromyces rhizosphaerae genomic DNA carries:
- a CDS encoding aminoacyl-tRNA deacylase, giving the protein MPRFEGLTGVERVRADAAERGLEIDVIERPAARSLEEAAELLGITPGDIVKSLVVKRSDDTYVFALVPGGRKISWPKLRALLGVNKLRLPEASLALAATGYERGTITPLGSHTEWPVVVDEAVVGRRVSMGAGEHGRSLFVDADALIAALDATVADISEPE; this is encoded by the coding sequence ATGCCACGGTTCGAGGGGCTCACCGGAGTCGAGCGCGTGCGCGCCGACGCCGCCGAGCGCGGGCTCGAGATCGACGTGATCGAGCGGCCCGCGGCGCGCAGCCTCGAGGAGGCGGCCGAGCTGCTCGGCATCACGCCCGGCGACATCGTGAAGTCGCTCGTCGTGAAGCGCAGCGACGACACCTACGTCTTCGCCCTCGTGCCCGGTGGCCGGAAGATCTCGTGGCCCAAGCTGCGCGCGCTGCTCGGGGTGAACAAGCTGCGACTGCCCGAGGCGTCGCTCGCGCTCGCCGCGACCGGCTACGAGCGCGGCACGATCACGCCGCTCGGGTCGCACACGGAGTGGCCGGTCGTCGTCGACGAGGCCGTCGTCGGGCGCCGGGTGTCGATGGGCGCGGGCGAGCACGGCCGCAGCCTCTTCGTCGACGCCGATGCGCTCATCGCGGCGCTCGACGCGACCGTCGCCGACATCAGCGAGCCCGAGTAG